A segment of the Prochlorococcus sp. RS04 genome:
TAGGGGGAGGTCCAAACAGAATTGGTCAAGGAATAGAATTTGATTACTGTTGTTGTCATGCATCATATCAATCTTCTACAAATGGCTATAAAACAATAATGGTTAATAGTAATCCTGAAACTGTATCAACAGATTATGATACTAGCGATATTTTATATTTTGAACCTGTAACTTTGGAGGATGTGCTTAACATAATAGAAGCTGAAAATCCTTATGGATTGATTGTTCAATTTGGAGGTCAAACTCCACTGAAATTATCATTACCTTTATATGAATGGCTTAAATCTAATGATGGGATCAGAACTGGATCAAAAATACTTGGGACTTCTCCAATCTCTATTGATTTAGCGGAAGATAGAGAGGAATTTACAAAAATTCTTGAAGAATTATGTATTAGACAACCTTTAAACGGTATTGCACGTAATCACAATGAAGCAGAAATAGTAGCAAAAAATATAGGATTCCCCTTGGTTGTAAGACCTTCTTATGTTTTAGGTGGAAGGGCAATGGAAATTGTTAAAGATGAAAATGAATTATCGAGATACATTTCTGAAGCAGTTAAGGTATCACCTGATCATCCAATCCTTCTTGATCAATATTTGAATAATGCAATTGAGATAGATGTTGATGCTTTATGCGATTCAGAGGGTTCGGTTGTAATTGCTGGACTAATGGAACATGTGGAACCTGCAGGAATTCATTCAGGAGATTCAGCTTGTTGCTTACCCTCCATTTCTCTTTCAAAATCCACAATAGAAAATGTAAGGAACTGGACTAAATTAATTGCACAAAGATTAAATGTTGTTGGTTTAATTAATTTGCAATTTGCAGTAATAAATACAAATAACAAAGAAAATCAATTATTTATTCTCGAAGCAAATCCAAGAGCATCCAGGACAGTTCCATTTGTTTCCAAAGCTATAGGTAAACCAGTTGCAAAATTAGCTACTCAGTTAATGCAGGGTTTTACATTAGAAGATCTCAATTTCACAGAAGAATTTTCTCCAAAATATCAAGCAGTAAAAGAGGCTGTTTTACCTTTTAAAAGATTTCCTGGCTCTGATACATTACTTGGTCCTGAAATGAGATCTACTGGAGAAGTAATGGGTTTAGCTAAAGATTTTGGAATTGCTTATGCCAAGTCGGAATTGGCAGCAGGTAATGGTGTTCCTTCAGAAGGAGTTGCTTTTTTATCAACAAATGATTTAGATAAAAAAAATCTTGAGGAAGTTGCTCGAGAACTTTTGAATTTAGGATTTAAATTAATCGCAACAAAAGGTACATCTTCATATTTGATTAATTTAGGAATTCAAGTTGAAGAAGTGTTAAAAGTTCATGAAGGAAGACCAAATATTGAGGACCTAATACGTTCGGGTCTTGTTCAATTAATAATTAATACTCCAATTGGCTCACAGGCTCTTCATGATGATGCTTATTTAAGACGTGCCGCTTTAGAATATAATATTCCAACTTTTACAACTATTCCGGGAGCAAAGGCAGCAATTAAGGCGATTAAAGCTTTGCAATGCAATAAAATCAATACTTACTCTCTACAAGAAATACATAATTATTAAAAATTTTATTCTAAGTTTTTTAGCTTTTCTCTTAATTGATTAACTAAAGAGTTTCGACTAATTGAAATTAATTTGAGAGTGTCTTGATGCATTTTAAGTTGTGTCTCCGCTATTTGTAGTACTTTTATAGATTCTTTTATTTCATTAGAAAGTTCATTTATTAAATATTTTTTGCCTTCAAAGGTTAAAACTGGATTTGCAAAATCATTTGTGTTTTCGCTCATGGATTTACTTTTTTTATAAATAAAATAGAACTATAATTTTTTAATCAATTGTTTTTCACATAATTCTTTATAAATTCCTGGTTTATTTATTAAATCAATATGTTTTCCAACTTCAATAATTTCACCTTTATCAAAAACAACTATTTTATTGGCCTCTTGAGTAGTAGCTAATCTATGAGCAATCACAATAACTGTTCTATTTTTCATAGCTCTATTAAGACCTTTTTGTACTTCAGATTCTGATTCTGCATCTAACGCACTTGTGGCCTCATCTAAAAGAAGAATTGAGGGGTTCCCGAGTATGGCTCTTGCAATTGCTATCCTCTGGATCTGACCACCTGAGAAATTTGATCCTCTTTCAGTTATCTCAGTTTCATACTTCTCAGGAAGCTTTTGAATGAAGTTGTGAGCGTTTGCTTTTCTTGCTGATTCTATAACTTCTTCTTTGGTAAAATCCCTGCCCATTCTTATTACATCAATAATGGTTCCTGAAAATAAAAAAGGCTGTTGTTGTACTAATGCAATGTTTTTTCTAATATCTTTTGTATTTAATATTTTGAGATTTTCATCATCTATAAAAATGTCTCCATTATTTGGAGTTATAAACTTTAATATCAAAGCCAACATTGTACTTTTACCAGCTCCAGAAGCTCCAACAAATGCTGTGACTTCCCCTCTTTTAATTTCTAAATTGATAT
Coding sequences within it:
- a CDS encoding DUF6447 family protein, which produces MSENTNDFANPVLTFEGKKYLINELSNEIKESIKVLQIAETQLKMHQDTLKLISISRNSLVNQLREKLKNLE